One segment of Candidatus Dormiibacterota bacterium DNA contains the following:
- a CDS encoding FAD-dependent oxidoreductase codes for MILAIGEDRETLRALTRELRHRYHRCFRILRAHGGEQALATLHRLSDAGTPVALVIAQQGTASALELLTQARRQQAGIRAVLLVPYTETESAIQAIDTGAIDDYVVEPWQPAEDRLLSVVDDLLDDWSAEHPPPAEMVRVVGHRWDAESHRVRHYLSRNQVPFAWYDLEGNPEAHRLLESGGGEGSTLPLVLLPGGVELFNPSNEELAGRLGLSARTDTPFYDVVIIGAGPAGLAAAVYATTEGLSTAVVEREAPGGQAGLSSRIENYLGFPAGVSGGELTRRALAQAKRFGAHMITPRTVTRLEVSDPYRVIHDTDGGRLTARAVVIASGVHYRRLPADGADRLEGRGVYYGADAAEAMLCAGEEVAVVGGGNSAGQAALHISGYARRVHLLVLADRLTQDMSKYLVDRIERTPQVAVHLQSEVVAVEGDDHLTRATVWHRDSGEREVLPVTSMYVFIGAEPCTDWLADTLERDPRGYLLTGLDHARRGLDGGDGRERDPYLLETSVPGVFAAGDVRNRSMRRVAAAVGDGATAISLIHQYLRQGERR; via the coding sequence GTGATCCTCGCGATCGGCGAGGACCGCGAGACCCTGCGTGCCCTGACCCGCGAGCTGCGCCACCGCTACCACCGATGCTTCCGGATCCTGCGGGCGCACGGCGGCGAGCAGGCGCTGGCGACGCTGCACCGGCTCAGCGATGCCGGCACGCCGGTGGCGCTGGTGATCGCCCAGCAGGGCACGGCGTCGGCGCTCGAGCTCCTCACCCAGGCGCGCCGGCAGCAGGCGGGGATCCGGGCGGTGCTGCTCGTCCCGTACACGGAGACCGAGTCGGCGATCCAGGCGATCGACACCGGGGCGATCGACGACTACGTCGTCGAGCCGTGGCAGCCGGCGGAGGACCGGCTGCTGTCGGTGGTCGACGACCTGCTCGACGACTGGAGCGCCGAGCATCCTCCGCCTGCGGAGATGGTGCGCGTGGTCGGGCACCGGTGGGACGCCGAGAGCCACCGCGTCCGCCACTACCTCTCCCGCAACCAGGTGCCCTTCGCCTGGTACGACCTCGAGGGGAATCCCGAGGCGCACCGGCTCCTCGAGTCCGGGGGTGGCGAGGGCTCCACGCTTCCGCTCGTGCTCCTGCCCGGCGGCGTGGAGCTGTTCAACCCGTCGAACGAGGAGCTCGCCGGACGTCTCGGGCTGTCCGCGCGCACCGACACGCCCTTCTACGACGTGGTGATCATCGGCGCCGGTCCCGCCGGGCTGGCCGCAGCCGTGTACGCCACCACCGAGGGTCTCAGCACCGCGGTGGTCGAGCGCGAGGCCCCGGGAGGACAGGCCGGGCTGAGCTCCAGGATCGAGAACTACCTGGGCTTCCCCGCCGGGGTGAGCGGGGGCGAGCTCACCCGCCGCGCGCTCGCGCAGGCGAAGCGCTTCGGCGCGCACATGATCACCCCGCGGACCGTGACCCGGCTCGAGGTCTCGGACCCCTACCGGGTGATCCACGACACCGACGGCGGGCGCCTCACCGCCCGTGCGGTGGTGATCGCCAGCGGCGTCCACTACCGCCGCCTCCCGGCCGATGGCGCCGACCGTCTCGAGGGCCGCGGCGTCTACTACGGCGCCGACGCCGCCGAGGCGATGCTCTGCGCGGGGGAGGAGGTCGCCGTCGTCGGTGGGGGCAACTCCGCCGGGCAGGCGGCGCTGCACATCTCCGGGTATGCGCGCCGCGTCCACCTGCTGGTGCTCGCCGATCGGCTGACCCAGGACATGTCCAAGTACCTCGTCGACCGGATCGAGCGGACGCCGCAGGTCGCGGTGCACCTGCAGTCCGAGGTCGTCGCGGTCGAGGGGGACGACCATCTCACCCGTGCCACCGTGTGGCATCGAGACAGCGGTGAGCGCGAGGTCCTGCCGGTGACGTCGATGTACGTCTTCATCGGCGCCGAGCCATGCACCGACTGGCTGGCGGACACGCTCGAGCGCGACCCGCGCGGCTACCTGCTGACCGGGCTCGACCATGCACGGCGGGGCCTGGACGGCGGCGACGGGAGGGAGCGCGACCCGTATCTGCTCGAGACCAGCGTGCCCGGGGTGTTCGCGGCGGGCGACGTCCGCAACCGGTCGATGCGGAGGGTCGCGGCGGCGGTCGGCGACGGCGCCACCGCCATCTCCCTCATCCACCAGTACCTGCGGCAAGGAGAGAGGCGATGA
- a CDS encoding CU044_2847 family protein: MDILVEVKPDPRIGEVVQNGALTDRLSSRIDEIGESLTEVATSLHRRLERDLAVRPAGAWELGRVEIGFSIDLRSDGGVIVARESTSPGFKVSLTWTPPVPA, translated from the coding sequence ATGGACATCCTCGTCGAGGTGAAGCCGGATCCGCGGATCGGTGAGGTGGTGCAGAACGGGGCGCTCACGGACAGGCTCTCGAGCCGGATCGACGAGATCGGCGAGAGCCTCACCGAGGTGGCCACCTCGCTGCACCGCCGTCTGGAGAGGGATCTCGCGGTTCGCCCCGCGGGCGCCTGGGAGCTCGGCCGGGTGGAGATCGGCTTCTCGATCGACCTGCGCAGCGACGGTGGGGTCATCGTGGCGCGGGAGTCGACGAGCCCGGGGTTCAAGGTGTCGTTGACCTGGACCCCGCCGGTGCCCGCGTGA